Proteins encoded together in one Sulfuricurvum sp. window:
- a CDS encoding globin, with the protein MTKIMSRGIKNITPEIPALPSLHLYMIWGEEKIRQMVRYHHNLLRLSELDNFLSNDHDKFEHATRKTADFFVDVLSNGRFSKTQYAYPALKMRYFQITVDEHARDVWLEMYKKAIKDMKMPSECIEDFWNWIEPLSLWMINRRTMAHVPRYPYKDIWIDFVEMKMFGSCSG; encoded by the coding sequence AACATTACCCCTGAAATTCCCGCGTTGCCGTCACTCCATCTGTATATGATATGGGGAGAGGAGAAAATCCGTCAAATGGTCCGTTATCACCACAATTTACTGCGTCTTAGTGAATTGGATAATTTCTTATCGAATGATCACGATAAGTTTGAACATGCTACTCGTAAAACTGCTGATTTTTTTGTGGATGTTCTATCGAATGGTAGATTTTCAAAAACACAATACGCTTATCCGGCTCTAAAAATGCGTTATTTTCAAATAACCGTTGATGAACATGCACGTGATGTATGGCTGGAGATGTATAAAAAAGCGATCAAAGATATGAAAATGCCATCTGAATGCATCGAAGATTTTTGGAATTGGATTGAACCTTTGTCACTTTGGATGATCAACCGTCGCACCATGGCACACGTACCCCGATATCCTTATAAAGATATTTGGATTGACTTTGTAGAGATGAAGATGTTTGGTTCGTGCAGTGGATAG